The Pirellulimonas nuda genome includes a region encoding these proteins:
- a CDS encoding PA0069 family radical SAM protein — translation MTQRDAPNANAPADGARPPARGRGAQGQPDNPYLPLRVEPWLEDLEDEACAAPRTTYYDDLSQSIVSENNSPDIPFRYSVNPYRGCQHGCSYCYARPTHEYLGLSAGLDFETKVFVKRDAARLFRAWLARPKYVPEEVAMSGVTDCYQPVERQLRITRSVLEVAAACRQPIGIVTKNALVTRDLDLLSDLARDNAAGVAVSITTLDPKLARVMEPRTSTPAARLRAIRELTAGGVPVRVMAAPVIPGLNDSELPAILRAAAEAGATSAGYVLLRLPTTVREVFLEWLRAFEPTRYERVVSLVQSTRGGKLNSSDFADRQRGRGAYAQQIGQTFAVFAKKCGLSAKGRPLSAAAFRPPVVPGAQQRLF, via the coding sequence ATGACCCAACGCGACGCCCCCAACGCAAACGCCCCGGCCGACGGGGCGCGTCCCCCGGCTCGGGGCCGGGGCGCGCAGGGTCAGCCGGACAACCCGTACCTGCCGCTGCGGGTCGAGCCCTGGCTGGAGGACCTGGAGGATGAAGCCTGCGCCGCGCCCCGCACCACCTACTACGACGACTTGTCGCAGTCGATCGTCTCCGAGAACAACAGCCCGGACATCCCCTTCCGCTACAGCGTGAACCCCTACCGCGGCTGCCAGCACGGCTGCAGCTACTGCTACGCCAGGCCGACGCACGAGTACCTGGGGCTGAGCGCGGGGCTGGACTTTGAGACGAAAGTCTTCGTCAAACGCGACGCGGCGAGGCTGTTCCGCGCGTGGCTGGCGCGGCCCAAGTACGTGCCAGAAGAAGTAGCGATGTCTGGCGTGACCGACTGCTACCAGCCGGTCGAACGGCAATTGCGGATCACGCGCAGCGTGCTGGAGGTGGCGGCAGCGTGCCGGCAGCCGATCGGCATCGTCACCAAGAACGCTTTGGTGACGCGCGACCTCGACCTGCTGTCGGACCTGGCGCGCGACAACGCGGCGGGGGTAGCGGTGTCGATCACCACACTCGATCCCAAGCTGGCGCGCGTGATGGAGCCGCGGACCAGCACCCCCGCGGCGCGGCTGCGGGCGATCCGCGAGCTCACCGCGGGGGGCGTTCCCGTGCGGGTGATGGCGGCGCCGGTGATCCCGGGGCTGAACGACTCGGAGCTGCCGGCGATCCTGCGGGCCGCCGCCGAGGCGGGGGCGACCTCGGCCGGGTACGTGCTGCTGCGGCTGCCGACGACGGTGCGGGAGGTGTTTCTGGAGTGGCTGCGGGCGTTCGAGCCGACGCGTTACGAGCGGGTGGTGTCGCTGGTGCAATCGACCCGCGGCGGGAAGCTGAACTCCAGCGACTTCGCCGACCGCCAGCGGGGCCGCGGCGCGTACGCCCAGCAGATCGGTCAGACGTTTGCGGTGTTCGCCAAGAAGTGTGGCCTGTCGGCCAAGGGTCGGCCGCTGAGCGCGGCGGCGTTCCGTCCCCCCGTGGTCCCTGGCGCCCAGCAGCGTCTGTTTTGA
- a CDS encoding GntR family transcriptional regulator, with product MDAQPCQFDIRPSAGTPIYLQVVEQVHALVAGGRLRAGDLLPSVRQVAQAADVNPMTVSKAYSRLEAEGVVERVRGQGMRVLPTTGTGTAAERQLQLRELLAPALHRAAQLGLTEKQLRHVIDAILKEYQP from the coding sequence ATGGACGCCCAGCCCTGCCAGTTCGACATCCGCCCCAGCGCCGGGACCCCTATCTACCTGCAGGTGGTAGAGCAGGTGCACGCCCTGGTGGCCGGCGGCCGGCTCAGGGCGGGCGACCTGCTCCCCAGCGTCCGCCAGGTGGCCCAAGCGGCCGACGTCAACCCGATGACCGTCAGCAAGGCCTACTCGCGGCTCGAGGCCGAGGGGGTGGTGGAGCGCGTCCGCGGCCAGGGGATGCGCGTGCTGCCGACGACCGGCACGGGGACCGCGGCCGAGCGGCAACTACAGCTCCGCGAGCTGCTGGCCCCCGCCCTGCACCGCGCGGCCCAGCTCGGGCTCACCGAGAAGCAACTGCGTCACGTGATCGACGCGATCCTCAAGGAGTACCAGCCATGA